A DNA window from Candidatus Aegiribacteria sp. contains the following coding sequences:
- a CDS encoding DUF1385 domain-containing protein: MKDHAENTDSTDHESKTGGQAVIEGVMMRSPFSTAVAVRKTDGLILARRLDMKQLKDRNPIWKKPVFRGAAMLIDTLRLGMKALNWSAEIAEEKPDEKTGSERRKTDWAGPFLTTALAFLLAMVLFAWLPLQSSKWILESGGSISATQQFGIHMLAGLFRLAAFLIYLGAISLMPEIRRLFVYHGSEHQTIHAWEKGLEPLVEKAVEQSPLHQRCGTSFLLLVMLGTILFYGIFDSLVVFVTGTNPNALIRIIYHLPMIPLVMGLSYELLKLADSHLETSALARAVTVPGLLLQKLTTRKAGKEEIEVAVASLMVSLGRNPGPSVTMWEQESADNPEGKE; the protein is encoded by the coding sequence ATGAAAGACCACGCTGAAAACACTGATTCTACCGATCACGAATCAAAAACGGGCGGGCAGGCTGTTATTGAGGGAGTGATGATGCGTTCTCCTTTTTCAACGGCGGTCGCCGTAAGGAAAACGGATGGATTGATCCTCGCACGAAGGCTCGACATGAAGCAGCTGAAGGATAGAAACCCGATCTGGAAAAAACCGGTTTTCAGAGGTGCTGCGATGCTGATCGATACGCTCCGTCTAGGCATGAAAGCTCTGAACTGGTCTGCTGAAATAGCTGAAGAGAAGCCGGATGAGAAAACCGGCAGCGAAAGAAGAAAAACCGATTGGGCAGGACCATTCCTTACAACAGCACTGGCTTTTCTGCTTGCGATGGTTCTGTTCGCCTGGCTTCCACTTCAGAGCAGTAAATGGATTCTTGAAAGCGGTGGCAGTATTTCCGCTACGCAGCAGTTTGGAATACACATGCTGGCTGGACTGTTCCGGCTTGCCGCTTTTCTCATATACCTCGGAGCAATATCACTGATGCCGGAAATAAGAAGATTATTCGTCTACCATGGATCTGAACACCAGACAATTCACGCATGGGAAAAAGGGCTTGAACCCCTGGTGGAGAAAGCAGTGGAACAAAGCCCCCTGCATCAGAGATGCGGAACCAGCTTTCTTCTTCTTGTTATGCTCGGTACAATTCTTTTCTACGGAATTTTCGATTCTCTTGTCGTTTTTGTTACAGGGACAAACCCTAACGCTCTGATAAGAATAATCTATCATCTACCCATGATTCCATTAGTAATGGGGCTCAGTTACGAACTTCTCAAGCTTGCTGACAGTCACCTGGAAACATCAGCCCTGGCCAGAGCGGTAACAGTACCCGGGCTTCTTCTGCAGAAGTTAACCACCCGAAAGGCCGGGAAGGAAGAAATCGAAGTAGCAGTGGCTTCATTGATGGTTTCTCTTGGCCGGAATCCCGGACCTTCCGTGACCATGTGGGAACAGGAGAGCGCCGATAATCCTGAGGGTAAGGAATGA
- the prfA gene encoding peptide chain release factor 1: protein MKASDRESLTLRVQEIDDSLCSPDTLRNSSLIRSLTEERAGLAKILNTVGEIEKTESSIREMNESLGDDDDDIVAIARMELPELEAKLLQLNEKLKRLLIPPDPNDRRDVMIEIRSGTGGEEAALFAADIFKMYSYYAQKKGWSIEIFSSSGSERGGFKEVIFAVRGSGVYSRMKFEAGVHRVQRVPETETSGRIHTSACTVAVLPEAEEVEIEINPEDLRIDVYRSSGPGGQSVNTTDSAVRITHEPTGLVVSCQDEKSQHKNRTKALKVLRSRLFALKQEEERAKRDEVRKGMVGSGDRSAKIRTYNFPQGRFTDHRIHLSLHSLKAILSGELDQVIDPLTEAEQERLLSEVSTGF from the coding sequence ATGAAAGCGTCCGACAGAGAGTCATTAACCCTGAGGGTTCAGGAAATCGATGACAGTCTCTGCTCTCCTGACACCCTCAGAAATTCATCATTGATTCGCTCTCTTACGGAAGAAAGAGCCGGTCTTGCCAAAATACTGAATACGGTTGGTGAGATCGAAAAAACCGAATCCTCTATCAGGGAAATGAATGAGAGTCTTGGTGATGATGACGATGACATTGTTGCCATCGCGCGAATGGAACTGCCTGAGCTTGAAGCGAAATTACTGCAGCTTAATGAGAAGCTGAAACGGCTCCTTATTCCTCCCGATCCTAATGATCGAAGAGATGTTATGATAGAAATACGCTCCGGGACAGGTGGAGAGGAAGCAGCACTCTTTGCGGCTGACATTTTCAAGATGTACTCTTACTACGCTCAGAAGAAGGGCTGGTCTATTGAAATATTCAGCAGCAGCGGATCAGAAAGAGGGGGCTTCAAAGAAGTAATCTTTGCTGTCCGTGGCAGCGGTGTTTACAGCCGCATGAAATTTGAGGCTGGAGTTCACAGAGTTCAGCGCGTTCCGGAGACAGAGACATCAGGCCGAATACACACATCTGCATGTACCGTAGCAGTTCTTCCCGAAGCTGAGGAAGTGGAGATCGAAATCAACCCTGAAGATCTTCGAATAGATGTATACAGATCTTCAGGTCCGGGTGGTCAGAGTGTCAATACAACCGATTCAGCGGTCAGAATCACACATGAACCAACTGGCCTGGTGGTATCATGCCAGGATGAAAAGAGCCAGCATAAAAACAGGACAAAGGCTCTGAAAGTTCTGAGATCAAGGCTCTTCGCGTTAAAACAGGAAGAAGAAAGGGCTAAACGCGATGAAGTCCGAAAGGGTATGGTCGGATCTGGTGACCGGAGTGCCAAGATAAGAACTTATAACTTTCCTCAGGGACGATTCACCGATCATCGCATACACCTTTCACTTCACTCATTGAAGGCAATTCTTTCAGGTGAACTGGACCAGGTGATTGATCCTCTGACTGAAGCTGAGCAGGAAAGACTGCTCTCAGAAGTCTCCACCGGTTTCTGA
- the prmC gene encoding peptide chain release factor N(5)-glutamine methyltransferase: MNELANLESPRLEVDILLCHLMKWERHSLYLHYCTELDPVDLESFQRMIIRRRNREPLQHITGVMEFLGKEFITGPDALVPRPETETLAELFIGRLPAKPRLLLDTGTGSGILAASLALRYPSALVIGSDISRAALTIAKHNMIRHGIDNVDLVEADLLKPFRTGTARFDGIIANLPYIPSTEIDTLEPEVCFGDPRIALDGGIDGLDLVRILLEEVPYLLQKNGVLALELTSNQVPAVAEHISNDDNWCCVECGNDLTGRKRVVLANRT; this comes from the coding sequence GTGAATGAACTCGCGAACCTTGAGTCTCCCCGACTGGAAGTTGACATTCTCCTCTGCCATCTGATGAAATGGGAAAGACATTCGCTCTATCTCCACTACTGCACTGAGCTGGACCCGGTAGACTTAGAGAGCTTTCAAAGAATGATAATCAGGCGGAGGAATCGCGAACCGCTTCAGCATATCACCGGGGTGATGGAATTCCTCGGGAAAGAATTCATCACAGGACCGGATGCTCTTGTACCGCGGCCTGAAACAGAAACACTCGCCGAACTCTTCATCGGGAGACTGCCTGCGAAACCCCGTCTTCTTCTTGATACGGGCACAGGTTCAGGAATTCTTGCCGCTTCTCTGGCTCTTAGATACCCGTCAGCTCTTGTAATTGGCTCTGACATAAGCCGTGCAGCGCTGACCATTGCGAAACACAATATGATTCGTCACGGAATTGATAATGTTGATCTGGTTGAGGCTGATCTTCTGAAGCCGTTCAGAACCGGAACTGCCCGATTCGATGGAATCATTGCGAATCTTCCATACATTCCCTCCACCGAAATAGATACCCTCGAGCCGGAAGTGTGCTTTGGAGATCCGCGGATTGCCCTCGATGGAGGTATTGATGGACTTGATCTTGTTCGAATTCTTCTTGAAGAAGTTCCTTACCTGCTGCAGAAGAATGGAGTACTTGCCCTGGAGCTTACTTCAAATCAGGTCCCCGCAGTTGCAGAACATATTTCAAATGATGACAACTGGTGCTGCGTGGAATGCGGGAACGATCTGACCGGCCGAAAGAGAGTAGTACTTGCCAATAGAACCTGA